Proteins encoded within one genomic window of Thiothrix litoralis:
- the cas1 gene encoding CRISPR-associated endonuclease Cas1, protein MMETLFISREAQLRQHENTLQIKMGDQVRSLPIEKLSHVVLLSESRLNSRLLGLCGKHGVRLSVFDYYGYFKGAFEPYDHNPAGKVKLKQAELLLDDVRRMSVAREVVRGAAHNMLANLRYYQYRGNEAMKQPVFDMQKLLATIARAVDTNTLMGIEGQLHQYYYAAWPAIHAELDFGKRVRRPPNNPINCLLSFLNQLVYTVVRHEISKTHLEETFSVLHSPGYGRASLSLDLAEPFKPVLTDMLIFRMVQRRMLDESWFEQHDNVCLLSETGRRHVAEQFSLRLEEQYQGRSFRNWIYREALGLEREVLGAGEYEAFKRRV, encoded by the coding sequence GAAAAGTTGTCGCATGTGGTATTGCTGTCGGAAAGCCGTCTTAATTCGCGCCTGTTGGGCTTGTGTGGCAAACACGGGGTACGCCTGTCGGTGTTTGATTACTACGGCTATTTCAAGGGGGCATTTGAGCCTTACGATCACAATCCGGCGGGTAAGGTGAAGCTCAAACAGGCCGAATTACTGCTGGATGATGTGCGACGCATGAGTGTGGCACGGGAGGTTGTACGGGGTGCAGCTCACAATATGTTGGCGAACTTGCGTTATTACCAGTATCGCGGTAATGAGGCGATGAAACAGCCGGTGTTCGATATGCAGAAGCTGTTGGCGACTATTGCACGGGCGGTGGATACCAACACTTTGATGGGGATTGAGGGGCAGTTGCATCAATACTATTACGCTGCTTGGCCTGCTATTCATGCGGAACTGGATTTTGGTAAGCGGGTACGGCGTCCGCCGAATAACCCGATCAATTGCTTGTTGTCGTTCTTGAACCAACTGGTTTATACCGTGGTGCGGCATGAAATCAGCAAGACGCATCTGGAGGAAACGTTCAGTGTGTTGCATTCCCCCGGTTATGGGCGTGCGTCATTGAGTTTGGATCTGGCGGAGCCTTTTAAGCCGGTGCTGACGGATATGCTGATTTTCCGCATGGTGCAACGGCGGATGTTGGATGAAAGTTGGTTTGAGCAGCATGACAACGTTTGTTTGCTGTCGGAAACTGGGCGGCGGCATGTGGCGGAACAATTCTCCTTGCGGCTGGAAGAACAGTATCAGGGGCGCAGTTTCCGCAATTGGATTTACCGTGAGGCACTAGGGCTGGAACGCGAAGTGCTGGGAGCCGGGGAATATGAAGCGTTCAAACGGAGGGTATGA
- the cas2 gene encoding CRISPR-associated endonuclease Cas2, with the protein MFMLMTYDVEAKRTDKFKKLLRRYLNHDQYSVFTGDITDAQAIKLRRELGKLMIPGDRVTQISAANRQNVEVNHLSKSDSGKGELKQTPVDDHRRDFSVL; encoded by the coding sequence ATGTTTATGCTGATGACTTACGATGTCGAAGCCAAACGCACCGACAAATTCAAGAAGCTGCTACGTCGCTATCTGAATCATGACCAGTATTCGGTGTTTACTGGCGACATTACTGATGCGCAGGCGATTAAATTGCGGCGTGAGCTGGGCAAGCTTATGATCCCCGGTGATCGGGTAACACAAATCAGTGCTGCCAACCGCCAGAATGTCGAGGTCAATCATCTGTCTAAAAGTGACTCTGGCAAGGGTGAGCTGAAACAGACACCCGTTGATGACCATCGCCGTGATTTCTCGGTTTTGTAG